The following proteins come from a genomic window of Malus domestica chromosome 02, GDT2T_hap1:
- the LOC103441882 gene encoding bZIP transcription factor 44 — translation MKHQRIVPSLSSFPPPSPSKLEVQRAFVVATMLSTLPANLPSDSLLHFSAFDGGFTPWDCSDLFQATPSPKPVISTLSSSPVQSSKTVISSSCSDDDPNRPDRTHANAKSCQNDDSNRTVSVVDERKRRRMISNRESARRSRMRKQKHLENLRNQVNRLRVVNRELNNRLRIVLYHFQRVRTDNDRLRSDHVMLRQKLSDIRRILVFSQLQHFSSAWPCNTIIPEQTP, via the coding sequence atgaAGCACCAACGCATCGTTCCTTCCCTTTCCTCCTTCCCCCCTCCCTCTCCATCTAAATTAGAAGTTCAGAGAGCTTTTGTTGTAGCAACCATGTTGTCTACTCTTCCAGCCAATCTTCCCTCTGATTCCCTCCTCCATTTTTCAGCTTTCGACGGGGGCTTTACCCCGTGGGATTGCTCGGACCTTTTTCAGGCAACGCCATCCCCTAAACCAGTGATATCAACCCTAAGTTCATCTCCAGTTCAGTCTTCCAAAACAGTGATTTCGAGTTCTTGTTCGGATGACGACCCGAACCGGCCGGACCGGACCCATGCCAACGCGAAGTCATGCCAAAATGACGACTCGAACCGGACGGTTTCTGTGGTGGACGAGCGGAAGAGGAGGCGGATGATATCGAACCGGGAGTCAGCCAGGCGGTCACGGATGCGAAAACAAAAGCACTTAGAAAACCTACGGAATCAGGTGAACCGGCTTAGGGTTGTGAACCGGGAATTGAACAACCGGTTGAGGATCGTTTTGTACCATTTTCAGCGCGTACGGACAGACAACGATAGGCTCCGATCCGACCACGTTATGCTCCGGCAGAAATTGTCGGACATACGtcgaattttggttttcagtcAACTACAGCACTTTTCTTCTGCATGGCCGTGCAATACCATTATTCCAGAACAAACCCCATAA
- the LOC139191322 gene encoding uncharacterized protein encodes MERHLFNKIMIDVCNHDSYFVQKNDACGAMGLLPEQKLTVALRMLAYGASADQVDEIARMRKSTILESLMRFCRAIESIYTAEYLRKPTHMDLERLLKKAEMQGFPGMIGSIDYMHWTWKNCPSAWQGAYGDRK; translated from the coding sequence atggaacgacatttgttcaacaaaatcatgattgatgtttgcaaccatgattcttactttgtgcaaaagaatgatgcttGTGGTGCTATGGGTCTCCTTCCCGAGCAAAAACTTACTGTTGCGCTGCGGATGCTtgcgtatggagcatctgcagaccaagtggatgagatagcgaggatgcgaaaatcaaccattcttgagtccctgatgaggttttgcagagcaatcgaatctatctacaccgcagagtacctccggaAACCTACTCACATGGACTtggaaaggcttctgaagaaggccGAGATGcaaggttttcctgggatgattggGAGCATTGATTATATGCATTGgacgtggaaaaactgtccaagtgcatggcaaggcgcttatggagacagaaaatga